From Thermococcus barophilus MP:
TCAGAAAACTTGAAGGAGAGAAAAGGCTTTTAGACTGGAGGGACTAAATGTGATTGTTGTAAAAGTGGGAGAGGCTGAGCGAATTGACAACCCTCATGGGGTTGATGTTAAAAAGCTGATTGGTATGGAGAATGTCCAGATACTCCACGTAACCCTGAAGCCTGGGGAGGGGCTTAAAAAGCACGCCACTCCTGTGGATGCCTTCCTGTACGTCATAAAGGGCAAAGGGATGGTTGAAGTTGGGGATGAAAAAGAAGAGGTTAGGAAGGCAACCCTCGTTTACCTTCCAAAGGAGGTCCCCCACAGCGTTGAGAACACGGGAAGTCTGGAGATGAAGTTCCTTGTGATTAAGGTGGGGTAAATGAGGGAAAAAGCAGAGATATTTAAAAAGAGAGTTGAGAAGTTTCAAAGGCTCTTAAAGGAAAACGAGATAGATGGAGCCGTTATAAGGACACTCTCCACCTTTATTTACTTTACAGGTACCAAATGGCTTCGCCCGAGCCTCCTCA
This genomic window contains:
- a CDS encoding cupin domain-containing protein, with translation MIVVKVGEAERIDNPHGVDVKKLIGMENVQILHVTLKPGEGLKKHATPVDAFLYVIKGKGMVEVGDEKEEVRKATLVYLPKEVPHSVENTGSLEMKFLVIKVG